The Streptomyces sp. NBC_01268 genome window below encodes:
- a CDS encoding right-handed parallel beta-helix repeat-containing protein: MAQGTVQVTHTGTSRWRRRTGEYASLAAALEAAGDGDTLTVAPGTYRENLVIQRAVTLRGGDGGSVRIAPADGVPLTVRASATLRDLHVEGQDAAAPALLVEDGTPELLDLRISTRSAAGIEVRGAARPTVRRCTVDNPAGVGIAVLDGAGGVFEECEVVAAGQSGISVRGGAHPRLERCRVHHASGAGIAVNGEGSGLEALGCEVYEIKGTGLQIASRATAHIGDSTVHRTSADGITLDTDAVLTLSDCDIHDIPENAVDLRSRSVLTLTRSTVRRFGRNGLSVWDPGTRVDANQCEIHDSTGDYPAVWVSDGATAVLDSCRVHDVPDALFVLDRGSRVDVVDSDLSQVRNTAVSVSDGATAQLDDCRIREAATGAWFRDHGSGGTLGGCTIDAVQTGVIVTKGADPTIERCTVTSPAEAGFYVSAEGRGSFLGCRVTGSGGYGFHVMDGCRTTLRKCRTERCARGGYEFPEDGPVVEDCTSDESQLRTPVVPDAAAVLTATRTGGLLGTVPPPRTPAAAPPEEPPAPVETRSSHEVLGELDTLVGLESVKHEVRTLTNMIEVGRRRQEAGLKAVSARRHLVFTGNPGTGKTTVARLYGEILASLGVLERGHLVEVSRVDLVGEHIGSTALRTQEAFDRARGGVLFVDEAYALSPEDSGRDFGREAIDTLVKLMEDHRDAVVVIAAGYTAEMERFLTVNPGVASRFSRTITFSDYVPGELLRIVEQQAEDHEYRLAPGSGEALVKYFTELPKGPAFGNGRTARQTFESMVERHAGRVAALAEASTDDLTLLYPEDLPELP, from the coding sequence GCGGCTCGGTGCGGATCGCGCCGGCCGACGGGGTCCCGCTGACCGTACGGGCCTCGGCCACCCTGCGGGACCTGCACGTCGAGGGGCAGGACGCGGCGGCACCCGCGCTGCTCGTGGAGGACGGCACGCCGGAACTGCTCGACCTGCGGATCAGCACCCGCTCCGCCGCCGGCATCGAGGTGCGCGGCGCGGCCCGCCCCACGGTCCGCCGCTGCACCGTGGACAACCCGGCGGGCGTCGGCATCGCCGTGCTCGACGGCGCGGGCGGCGTGTTCGAGGAGTGCGAGGTCGTCGCCGCCGGCCAGTCCGGGATCTCCGTGCGCGGCGGCGCCCACCCCCGGCTCGAACGCTGCCGGGTGCACCACGCCTCGGGCGCCGGCATCGCCGTCAACGGCGAGGGCAGCGGCCTGGAGGCGCTCGGCTGCGAGGTGTACGAGATCAAGGGCACCGGCCTGCAGATCGCCTCCCGCGCCACGGCGCACATCGGCGACTCCACCGTGCACCGGACGTCCGCCGACGGCATCACCCTCGACACCGACGCCGTGCTCACCCTCTCCGACTGCGACATCCACGACATCCCCGAGAACGCCGTGGACCTGCGCTCGCGTTCGGTCCTCACGCTGACCCGCTCGACGGTGCGCCGCTTCGGGCGCAACGGCCTGTCGGTCTGGGACCCCGGGACCCGCGTGGACGCCAACCAGTGCGAGATCCACGACAGCACGGGCGACTACCCGGCGGTCTGGGTGAGCGACGGGGCGACCGCCGTGCTCGACTCCTGCCGGGTGCACGACGTGCCCGACGCCCTGTTCGTCCTCGACCGCGGCTCGCGCGTCGACGTCGTCGACAGCGACCTGTCCCAGGTGCGCAACACGGCCGTGTCGGTGAGCGACGGGGCCACCGCGCAGCTCGACGACTGCCGCATCCGCGAGGCCGCCACCGGCGCCTGGTTCCGCGACCACGGAAGCGGCGGCACCCTCGGTGGCTGCACCATCGACGCAGTCCAGACCGGGGTGATCGTCACCAAGGGCGCCGACCCGACGATCGAGCGGTGCACGGTCACCTCGCCCGCCGAGGCCGGGTTCTACGTCTCGGCCGAGGGCCGCGGCTCCTTCCTCGGCTGCCGGGTGACGGGCAGCGGCGGCTACGGCTTCCACGTCATGGACGGCTGCCGGACCACCCTGCGCAAGTGCCGCACGGAGCGGTGCGCCCGCGGTGGTTACGAGTTCCCCGAGGACGGGCCGGTCGTCGAGGACTGCACCAGCGACGAGAGCCAGCTGCGGACGCCCGTGGTGCCGGACGCCGCCGCCGTGCTGACGGCGACGCGGACCGGCGGGCTGCTCGGCACCGTACCGCCGCCCCGCACACCGGCAGCCGCGCCCCCCGAGGAGCCGCCCGCGCCGGTGGAGACGCGCTCCTCGCACGAGGTGCTGGGCGAACTGGACACGCTGGTCGGCCTGGAGAGCGTCAAGCACGAGGTGCGGACCCTCACCAACATGATCGAGGTGGGCCGCCGACGCCAGGAGGCCGGCCTGAAAGCCGTGTCCGCGCGCCGCCACCTCGTCTTCACCGGCAACCCGGGCACGGGCAAGACGACGGTGGCCCGGCTGTACGGCGAGATCCTCGCCTCGCTCGGCGTGCTGGAACGCGGGCATCTCGTGGAGGTCTCCCGGGTCGACCTGGTCGGCGAGCACATCGGCTCGACCGCCCTGCGCACCCAGGAGGCCTTCGACCGGGCCCGCGGCGGCGTGCTCTTCGTCGACGAGGCGTACGCCCTGTCCCCGGAGGACTCGGGGCGGGACTTCGGGCGCGAGGCGATCGACACGCTGGTGAAGCTGATGGAGGACCACCGGGACGCGGTCGTGGTGATCGCCGCCGGGTACACGGCGGAGATGGAGCGCTTCCTGACCGTCAACCCCGGCGTGGCGTCCCGCTTCTCGCGGACCATCACCTTCAGCGACTACGTGCCCGGGGAACTGCTGCGGATCGTGGAGCAGCAGGCCGAGGACCACGAGTACCGGCTCGCCCCGGGTTCCGGGGAGGCGCTGGTGAAGTACTTCACCGAGCTGCCCAAGGGACCGGCGTTCGGCAACGGGCGGACGGCGCGGCAGACCTTCGAGTCGATGGTGGAGCGGCACGCGGGGCGGGTCGCCGCGCTCGCCGAGGCGAGCACGGACGACCTCACCCTGCTCTACCCGGAGGACCTGCCCGAACTCCCCTGA
- a CDS encoding DeoR/GlpR family DNA-binding transcription regulator — protein sequence MSDNQNLLAEQRRALILDEVRRRGGVRVNELTRRLNVSDMTVRRDLDALARQGVVAKVHGGAVPVVEASSHEPGFEAKSALELGAKEEIARAAAAMVRPGTAIALSGGTTTYALARHLLDVPDLTVVTNSVRVADVFYEAQHSGSGGEARPGAATVVLTGGVRTPSDALVGPVADQAIRSLHFDALFLGVHGISVEAGLSTPNLAEAETNRRLVRSARRVVVVADHTKWGTVGLSSFATLDEVDTLVTDRGLSAEVREEMAERLPGLVVAGEESE from the coding sequence ATGAGTGACAATCAGAACCTCCTCGCGGAACAGCGGCGCGCCCTGATTCTCGACGAGGTGCGGAGGCGCGGAGGCGTCCGGGTCAACGAGCTGACCCGCCGTCTCAACGTCTCCGACATGACGGTCCGCCGGGACCTGGACGCGCTGGCCCGGCAGGGGGTGGTCGCGAAGGTGCACGGCGGGGCGGTGCCGGTGGTCGAGGCGAGCAGCCACGAGCCGGGGTTCGAGGCGAAGTCGGCGCTGGAACTCGGCGCCAAGGAGGAGATCGCCCGGGCGGCGGCCGCGATGGTGCGGCCGGGCACGGCGATCGCCCTGTCCGGTGGGACGACCACCTATGCGCTGGCCCGGCATCTGCTCGACGTGCCGGACCTGACGGTGGTGACCAACTCGGTGCGGGTGGCGGACGTCTTCTACGAGGCGCAGCACTCGGGTTCCGGCGGGGAGGCCCGGCCGGGGGCGGCGACGGTGGTGCTGACCGGCGGGGTGCGCACGCCGTCGGACGCGCTGGTGGGGCCGGTGGCCGACCAGGCGATCCGTTCGCTCCACTTCGACGCGCTGTTCCTGGGGGTGCACGGCATCTCGGTGGAGGCCGGCCTGTCGACGCCGAACCTGGCCGAGGCCGAGACCAACCGGCGGCTGGTGCGCTCGGCCCGGCGGGTGGTGGTCGTCGCGGACCACACCAAGTGGGGGACGGTGGGGCTGAGCTCCTTCGCGACGCTGGACGAGGTGGACACCCTGGTCACGGACCGGGGTCTGTCGGCCGAGGTGCGCGAGGAGATGGCGGAGCGGCTGCCGGGGCTCGTGGTGGCGGGCGAGGAGTCGGAGTGA
- a CDS encoding SRPBCC family protein, which produces MSRFRVERTVALPPAEVWRRLTDWPAHGAQVPFTRTTVLTAGPNAVGTRFTARTGLGRLAFDDPMEVVVLEPPAPGRTGVCRLVKLGRVVLGEASFEVSDAAGALSAGEPSGSRVVWTEELRLRGVPAAFDPVLALAGRVLFGRALDGLLRN; this is translated from the coding sequence ATGAGCCGGTTCCGGGTCGAGCGGACCGTGGCGCTGCCGCCCGCCGAGGTGTGGCGGCGGCTGACGGACTGGCCGGCGCACGGCGCGCAGGTCCCCTTCACGCGCACGACGGTGCTCACGGCGGGACCGAACGCGGTGGGCACCCGCTTCACGGCGCGGACCGGTCTCGGACGGCTCGCCTTCGACGACCCGATGGAGGTCGTGGTCCTCGAACCGCCCGCGCCGGGCCGGACGGGGGTGTGCCGGCTGGTGAAGCTGGGGCGGGTGGTGCTGGGCGAGGCCTCGTTCGAGGTGTCGGACGCGGCCGGCGCCTTGTCGGCCGGCGAGCCCTCCGGCAGCCGGGTGGTGTGGACGGAGGAGCTGCGCCTGCGCGGGGTGCCGGCCGCCTTCGATCCCGTACTGGCCCTCGCGGGACGGGTGTTGTTCGGCCGGGCGCTGGACGGACTGCTGCGTAACTGA
- a CDS encoding SRPBCC family protein: MARLLRPVELDFAASAPLRLVFTTGLAAPPAAVYRSLAVELASTPAWFSAVTSATPTHDGAGRTVRLKGGVEFRETILATDPAARYAYRVDETNVPGLSALLEEWVLSPTADGTRVRWTMAVDGNGPCRVAMRLARPGVGKSFRDAMRNLERRLTPARHPSPGSAR; encoded by the coding sequence ATGGCACGCCTACTGAGGCCGGTGGAGCTCGACTTCGCCGCGTCCGCACCGCTGCGCCTGGTGTTCACCACCGGACTCGCCGCCCCGCCGGCGGCGGTGTACCGGTCGCTGGCGGTGGAACTGGCCAGCACGCCCGCGTGGTTCAGCGCCGTCACGTCCGCCACGCCGACCCATGACGGCGCGGGGCGGACGGTCCGGCTGAAGGGCGGGGTGGAGTTCCGCGAGACGATCCTGGCGACCGACCCGGCCGCCCGCTACGCCTACCGGGTCGACGAGACCAACGTCCCCGGGCTGTCCGCCCTCCTGGAGGAGTGGGTCCTCTCCCCCACGGCGGACGGCACCCGGGTCCGCTGGACCATGGCCGTCGACGGGAACGGTCCCTGCCGGGTGGCGATGCGGCTGGCCCGGCCGGGGGTCGGCAAGTCCTTCCGGGACGCGATGCGCAACCTGGAGCGGAGGCTCACTCCGGCCAGACACCCGTCGCCAGGAAGCGCTCGATAG
- a CDS encoding PLP-dependent cysteine synthase family protein, with protein MTSIDAIARSAMATIDVDRSDPGYRSWLKEAVRKVHADANRSADTHLLRFPLPESWGIDLYLKDESTHPTGSLKHRLARSLFLYGLCNGWIRPGAPVIEASSGSTAVSEAYFAKLIGVPFIAVMPRTTSPEKCRLIEFHGGQCHFVDDSRTMYDEAAALAERTGGHYMDQFTYAERATDWRGNNNIAESIYEQLRLERYPEPAWIVATAGTGGTSATIARYVHYMQHDTRVCVADPENSCFFDGWTHHDPEASSDCGSRIEGIGRPRMEPSFVPGAIDRMMKVPDAASVAAVRALETAIGRKAGGSTGTGLWSAFKIIAQMVAEKRTGSVVTLICDPGERYLDKYYSDAWLAGQGLDIAPYAATIERFLATGVWPE; from the coding sequence ATGACCAGCATCGACGCCATCGCGCGCAGTGCCATGGCCACCATCGACGTCGACCGCAGCGACCCCGGCTACCGGTCGTGGCTCAAGGAGGCCGTGCGCAAGGTCCACGCCGACGCCAACCGCTCGGCCGACACCCACCTGCTGCGTTTCCCGCTCCCCGAGAGCTGGGGCATCGACCTCTACCTGAAGGACGAGTCGACCCACCCCACCGGCAGCCTCAAGCACCGGCTCGCCCGCTCGCTCTTCCTCTACGGCCTGTGCAACGGCTGGATCCGCCCCGGCGCGCCCGTCATAGAGGCCTCCAGCGGTTCCACCGCCGTCTCCGAGGCGTACTTCGCCAAGCTGATCGGCGTCCCCTTCATCGCCGTCATGCCGCGCACCACCAGCCCCGAGAAGTGCCGTCTGATCGAGTTCCACGGCGGGCAGTGCCACTTCGTCGACGACTCGCGCACGATGTACGACGAGGCCGCCGCGCTCGCCGAGCGCACCGGGGGCCACTACATGGACCAGTTCACGTACGCGGAGCGGGCCACCGACTGGCGGGGCAACAACAACATCGCCGAGTCGATCTACGAGCAGCTCAGGCTGGAGCGCTACCCGGAGCCCGCGTGGATCGTCGCCACGGCCGGCACCGGCGGCACCTCGGCCACCATCGCCCGCTACGTGCACTACATGCAGCACGACACCCGGGTGTGCGTCGCCGACCCGGAGAACTCCTGTTTCTTCGACGGCTGGACCCACCACGACCCGGAGGCCAGCTCCGACTGCGGCTCGCGGATCGAGGGCATCGGCCGGCCCCGGATGGAGCCCAGCTTCGTGCCGGGCGCCATCGACCGCATGATGAAGGTGCCGGACGCCGCGAGCGTCGCCGCCGTCCGCGCCCTGGAGACGGCGATCGGGCGCAAGGCCGGCGGCTCCACCGGCACCGGCCTGTGGAGCGCTTTCAAGATCATCGCCCAGATGGTCGCGGAGAAGCGCACCGGCAGCGTCGTCACCCTGATCTGCGACCCGGGCGAGCGCTACCTCGACAAGTACTACTCGGACGCCTGGCTGGCCGGGCAGGGCCTCGACATCGCGCCGTACGCGGCCACTATCGAGCGCTTCCTGGCGACGGGTGTCTGGCCGGAGTGA